The following is a genomic window from Rhodomicrobium lacus.
GCCCTTCCTGAAGGACGGGAGCGGCGCGGAGACGGCGGAAAGCGCCTACTACCTGTCGGCCAATCGAGGAAAGCGGTCCGTTGCCATAGACATCGCGAAGGCGGAAGGGAACGCGCTCGTTCGCCGCCTCGCAGCGACCTGCGACGTGTTTCTCGAAAACTTCAAGGTCGGCGGCCTCGCGAAATACGGCCTCGATTACGCGGCGATCCGCGGGGTGAAACCGGACATCGTCTATTGCTCGATCACGGGCTTTGGCCAGACAGGCCCCTACGCGTCCCGCGCGGGTTACGATTTCATGATCCAGGGCATGGGCGGGCTCATGAGCCTGACCGGCGAGCCGGACGGGGAACCGATGAAGGTCGGCGTAGCCTTCGCCGATATCTTCACCGGCATGTATGCAAGCGTGGGCATTCTCGCGGCGCTCGCGCATCGAGACCGCACCGGAGAGGGCCAACATATCGACCTCGCGCTTCTTGACGTGCAGGCGGCGGTGCTTGCCAATCAGGCGACGAATTGGCTCGTCGGTGGCGTGGTGCCGAAGCGGCTCGGCAACGCGCATCCGAATATCGTGCCGTATCAGGTCTTCGAGACGCAGGACGGCCATGTGATCGTCGCGGTCGGCAATGACGCCCAGTTCGCGCGCTTTTGCGCGGCGGCGGGATGCGAGCCTCTGGCGAACGATGCGAAATTCGCCACCAACTCCGCGCGCGTGCGCAACCGGGGAGAGCTTGTCGCGCTCCTGAAGCCCATCCTTGCCGCACGCGCCAGCGCGGACTGGATTGCGGCGCTTGAGGCGGCGGGCGTGCCGTGCGGACCGATCAACGATGTCGCGCAGGTTTTCGGCCATGAGCAGATCCGACATCGCCGCATGGCGGTGCGCATGGAGCATCCGGCGGGGACAGTCAACCTCGTCGGCAATCCGCTGCATTTTTCGGAAACGCCCGTCTTCTACAACCGCGCGCCGCCGCTTCTCGGCGCAGACACGAAGCGGACGCTTCTCGACATCGGCCTCGACGCAGATGCGATCTCGGCATTGCGTGAAAGCGGCGCGATCGGCGAATAAGGCAGTGGAAATGCCTCGCCCAAAAGGAAAACCGCGAGTTCCCTCGCGGTTCGCGATCAATCGGGCCACATGGGCTTTGCCTTTCGGGAAGAAGGAACCGCCGCATCGAGGCCAACGCGGCGGGCAGTTCTTTAAATCTGACGGAACTTTCTGGCGAGCAAACCGGCGACGAGGCCGCCTGCCGCTGCCGCCGTTGCGACTTTGACCGGCCCGTAAGTCCGCACCGCGTATTCTATCTGCCGTCCGATATCGTTGACGGTCGCCGGCACCTGCGCCTGAAAAGCCTGAACGGGACGTTCGAACGCTTCACTGACGCTTGGTGTCTTGTCCCTGGTAGTTCCATAAGCCACG
Proteins encoded in this region:
- a CDS encoding CaiB/BaiF CoA transferase family protein → MSAAEEAGAPPKPGPLAHVRVLDLSRVLAGPWASQLLADLGATVFKIEKPGEGDDTRRWGPPFLKDGSGAETAESAYYLSANRGKRSVAIDIAKAEGNALVRRLAATCDVFLENFKVGGLAKYGLDYAAIRGVKPDIVYCSITGFGQTGPYASRAGYDFMIQGMGGLMSLTGEPDGEPMKVGVAFADIFTGMYASVGILAALAHRDRTGEGQHIDLALLDVQAAVLANQATNWLVGGVVPKRLGNAHPNIVPYQVFETQDGHVIVAVGNDAQFARFCAAAGCEPLANDAKFATNSARVRNRGELVALLKPILAARASADWIAALEAAGVPCGPINDVAQVFGHEQIRHRRMAVRMEHPAGTVNLVGNPLHFSETPVFYNRAPPLLGADTKRTLLDIGLDADAISALRESGAIGE